One Citricoccus sp. K5 DNA window includes the following coding sequences:
- a CDS encoding NAD(P)/FAD-dependent oxidoreductase, with translation MSTQDTEVLIVGAGQAGVAMSEHLTGRGVPHLVLERHRIAERWRTERWDSLVANGPAWHDRFPGMEFADVGPDGFATKEQVADYLAAYAERFDAPIRTGVEVTAVRKNEGRPGFTAETSIGTMQARYVVAATGPFQKPVIPAVVPEGSGLTQMHSSSYRNPGQLSEGGVLVVGAGSSGVQIAAELQDAGRQTYLAVGPHDRPPRSYRGRDFVWWLGVLNKWEASAPPQGAEHVTIAVSGARGGHTVDFRDLAHSGITLVGRANSFQDGVMHFGADLVENIARGDANYLALLDEADEYIARNGLDMPEEPEARHLGASPDCVEHPLRELDLAAAGVNSIVWATGFSVDYGWLHADAFDENGKPVHQRGVSAEPGVYFLGLPWQSRRGSSFIWGVWHDAKYLADHIAIQRDYSAYRPSVPPTAGDAAARPVSASVGA, from the coding sequence ATGTCGACCCAAGACACCGAGGTACTCATCGTGGGGGCCGGCCAGGCCGGCGTGGCCATGAGCGAACATCTGACCGGCCGGGGTGTCCCCCACCTCGTCCTGGAACGCCACCGCATCGCCGAACGGTGGCGGACGGAGCGGTGGGACTCCCTGGTCGCCAATGGTCCGGCCTGGCACGATCGCTTCCCGGGCATGGAGTTCGCGGACGTCGGACCGGACGGTTTCGCCACCAAGGAGCAGGTGGCCGACTACTTGGCCGCCTATGCGGAGCGCTTCGACGCACCGATCCGCACCGGCGTGGAAGTCACGGCAGTCCGCAAGAACGAGGGCCGGCCGGGGTTCACAGCAGAGACGTCCATCGGCACCATGCAGGCCCGCTACGTGGTGGCAGCCACCGGTCCCTTCCAGAAACCCGTCATCCCCGCCGTGGTCCCGGAGGGTTCCGGCCTCACACAGATGCATTCGAGTTCCTACCGCAACCCCGGGCAGCTGTCCGAGGGCGGTGTGCTGGTGGTCGGCGCCGGTTCCTCCGGCGTGCAGATCGCGGCCGAACTCCAGGACGCCGGACGGCAGACCTACCTGGCCGTGGGGCCCCATGACCGGCCCCCGCGTAGCTACCGCGGCCGCGACTTCGTGTGGTGGCTGGGCGTGCTGAACAAGTGGGAGGCCTCCGCGCCGCCGCAGGGCGCCGAGCACGTCACGATCGCCGTCAGTGGCGCCCGCGGCGGGCACACGGTGGACTTCCGCGACCTGGCCCACAGTGGCATCACCCTCGTGGGCCGGGCCAACTCGTTCCAGGACGGCGTCATGCACTTCGGTGCAGACCTCGTGGAGAACATCGCCCGTGGCGACGCGAACTACCTGGCCCTGCTCGACGAGGCCGACGAGTACATCGCACGCAACGGCCTGGACATGCCCGAGGAGCCGGAGGCCCGCCACCTCGGGGCCAGCCCTGACTGCGTTGAGCATCCTCTGCGAGAACTCGACCTGGCGGCCGCTGGCGTCAACTCGATCGTCTGGGCCACCGGGTTCTCCGTGGACTACGGCTGGTTGCACGCGGATGCCTTCGATGAGAACGGCAAGCCAGTGCATCAGCGCGGCGTCTCGGCAGAGCCCGGGGTGTACTTCCTGGGGCTGCCCTGGCAGTCCCGCCGCGGCTCCAGCTTCATCTGGGGCGTCTGGCATGACGCCAAGTACCTCGCCGACCACATCGCCATCCAGCGTGACTACAGCGCCTACCGCCCCTCTGTACCACCCACCGCGGGGGATGCTGCCGCGCGGCCGGTCTCGGCCAGCGTCGGCGCCTGA
- a CDS encoding RidA family protein, whose product MKYTRIRPFNTKDTYPEQNLDNDLCQAVVAGGVVYLRGQIGQDLDTRESVGVGDVEAQTVKAMDNIKMLLEEAGGEMEDIVKVTVYLTDVRYRETVYRTMGTYLKGVFPVSTGIVVQALARPEWLVEIDATAVLSEEGSK is encoded by the coding sequence ATGAAGTACACGCGCATCCGTCCGTTCAACACCAAGGACACCTACCCGGAACAGAACCTCGACAACGACCTCTGCCAGGCGGTGGTGGCCGGAGGTGTGGTCTATCTGCGGGGCCAGATCGGGCAGGACCTGGACACCCGCGAGTCCGTGGGCGTCGGGGACGTCGAGGCCCAGACGGTCAAGGCCATGGACAACATCAAGATGCTTCTGGAGGAGGCCGGCGGCGAGATGGAGGACATCGTCAAAGTGACCGTGTACCTCACGGATGTCCGCTACCGCGAGACCGTCTACCGGACCATGGGCACCTACCTCAAGGGGGTCTTCCCCGTCTCCACCGGGATCGTGGTCCAAGCGCTGGCCCGCCCGGAGTGGCTCGTGGAGATCGACGCCACCGCCGTACTGTCCGAGGAGGGCTCCAAGTGA
- a CDS encoding MerR family transcriptional regulator has product MAELAGTTVNAVRFYHRSGLLEEPERRSNGYKQYRVRHLVRLLRIRRLRDLGVPLSRIGAVDAEGDEALEALQVLDAELQETIQRLQRARAEVAAILEHRAPAGVPAGFETVAPLMSEADRSIVSIYGQLYDEQAMADVQRMIARDTDGESRAMDQEFADLPEDADEACRQGLAERLAPALATHLTDYPWLTDPRPHLSRGQSVTDRTITEAMAELYTPAQRDVLRRVLLTVRAHHAQNDADPQPGQ; this is encoded by the coding sequence GTGGCAGAGCTGGCCGGGACCACGGTCAACGCCGTGCGCTTCTACCACCGGTCCGGCCTGCTGGAGGAACCCGAGCGCAGGTCCAACGGCTACAAGCAGTACCGGGTTCGCCACCTGGTGCGGTTGCTGCGGATCCGCCGCCTGCGGGACCTGGGGGTGCCCCTGTCCCGGATCGGGGCCGTCGATGCGGAGGGTGACGAGGCGCTGGAGGCGCTGCAGGTGCTGGACGCCGAGCTGCAGGAGACCATCCAGAGGCTGCAAAGAGCCCGGGCGGAGGTGGCCGCGATCCTCGAGCATCGCGCTCCGGCCGGCGTCCCGGCAGGCTTTGAGACGGTGGCGCCCCTGATGTCCGAGGCAGACAGGTCCATCGTGTCGATCTACGGGCAGCTGTATGACGAGCAGGCCATGGCGGACGTGCAGCGCATGATCGCCCGGGACACGGACGGGGAATCCCGTGCCATGGATCAGGAGTTCGCCGACCTGCCGGAGGACGCCGACGAGGCCTGCCGGCAGGGGCTGGCCGAACGTCTGGCCCCGGCGCTGGCCACGCACCTGACCGACTATCCGTGGCTGACCGACCCCCGGCCCCATCTGTCCCGGGGGCAGTCGGTCACGGATCGCACCATCACCGAGGCCATGGCCGAGCTCTACACCCCGGCGCAGCGGGATGTGCTCCGCCGCGTCCTGCTCACCGTTCGCGCCCACCACGCCCAGAACGACGCCGACCCGCAGCCTGGTCAGTGA
- a CDS encoding MFS transporter, producing MSRTSEADRQVAKTGLKRNVVAGAIGVLVHWFDWAIYAYLATTIAVIFFPSQDGAAGLLSVFAVFAVAFFVRPIGSLIFGHLGDRYGRKKTLSIVIVTMAAGTLLLGLIPSYDSIGILAPILLVVARVIQGIAAGGEFGSAAAFLAEYAPTKRRGLGVSWLEFGSVLGFLLASLVVAGLHFWLDPAEVLAWGWRIPFLLTVPLALVGLYIRLKIEDTPEYQALQELDTVSSAPIREVFSHNSKQFFQTIGIEIFMNCTFYVVLVYLITYQEQLVGMPNDQAAVLSAVASLTAIAIIPLSGIVSDRVGRKPVLVAAGILLILGSYPLFMLMNQGSVLAGFFSTFGLAAILALILGTHAVTVAELFPTRTRQSGLSMAYSIAGAFFAGTLPYINTWLIDLTGNNMVPAFTLMVVGLIGLVTLYTMPETRGVDLLHDSDRAPAGVSSKDSEEAKPDTARA from the coding sequence ATGTCCCGCACTTCCGAAGCCGACCGCCAGGTCGCCAAGACAGGACTCAAACGCAACGTCGTCGCCGGGGCCATCGGCGTCCTGGTCCACTGGTTCGACTGGGCGATCTACGCCTATCTGGCGACCACGATCGCGGTCATCTTCTTCCCCTCTCAGGACGGGGCAGCGGGTCTGCTGTCGGTCTTCGCGGTCTTCGCCGTCGCCTTCTTCGTGAGACCCATCGGGTCCCTCATCTTCGGCCACCTCGGGGACCGGTACGGGCGCAAGAAGACCCTGTCGATCGTGATCGTCACCATGGCCGCCGGCACTCTCCTGCTAGGTCTGATCCCCTCCTATGACTCAATCGGCATTCTCGCCCCGATTCTGCTGGTGGTGGCCCGCGTCATCCAGGGGATCGCGGCCGGCGGCGAGTTCGGCTCGGCTGCAGCCTTCCTGGCCGAGTACGCACCCACCAAACGGCGCGGTCTGGGCGTCTCGTGGCTGGAGTTCGGCTCCGTCCTCGGATTCCTGCTGGCATCCCTGGTGGTCGCGGGCCTCCATTTCTGGCTGGACCCGGCGGAGGTCCTCGCCTGGGGCTGGCGCATTCCTTTCCTGCTGACGGTGCCGCTCGCCCTGGTGGGCCTCTACATTCGCCTCAAGATCGAGGACACCCCGGAATATCAGGCCTTGCAGGAGCTGGATACCGTGTCATCCGCTCCCATCCGGGAGGTCTTCAGCCACAACAGCAAGCAGTTCTTCCAGACCATTGGCATCGAGATCTTCATGAACTGCACGTTCTACGTGGTGCTGGTCTACCTGATCACCTACCAGGAACAATTGGTCGGGATGCCCAACGACCAGGCAGCCGTCTTGTCCGCCGTCGCCTCGTTGACGGCCATCGCGATCATCCCGCTGTCCGGCATCGTCTCCGACCGAGTCGGCCGGAAGCCCGTCCTCGTGGCCGCCGGCATCCTGCTAATCCTGGGTTCCTACCCGCTCTTCATGCTGATGAACCAGGGTTCGGTGCTGGCCGGCTTCTTCTCCACCTTCGGGCTGGCCGCCATCCTGGCTCTCATTCTGGGCACCCATGCTGTGACGGTCGCCGAGCTCTTCCCCACGCGCACGCGTCAGAGCGGTCTCTCTATGGCGTACAGCATCGCCGGGGCGTTCTTCGCCGGCACGCTGCCCTACATCAACACCTGGCTGATCGATCTCACGGGGAACAACATGGTGCCGGCCTTCACCCTGATGGTCGTCGGATTGATCGGCCTAGTGACCCTGTACACCATGCCCGAGACCCGCGGGGTGGACCTGCTGCATGATTCTGACCGAGCTCCGGCGGGAGTTTCCTCGAAGGACTCGGAGGAGGCGAAGCCGGACACCGCCCGGGCCTAG
- a CDS encoding LysR family transcriptional regulator codes for MRYFVRVAELGSMTETAAEMFVAQSAISTAIAHLETTLGHKLFVRQRSRGVVLTEQGTTFYAAAQTILRSVDDAVHSLSPERLTGQLAAGCFTTLAPFWLPTVYEGLTSAHPALDVRLREVTGDQVEQLLLRRELEVALTYSFDYGRSIDFERLSEAPVYAAVGEGSHLAGRSTVSLEELADEPLILLNMGKSANYFLSIFQDAHLQPRVHERFESFEVVRSMVARGHGYTILNQRPAHDLTNDGGRIVRLPIDGVRSYLQIGVAHRADETLSRKGQVFIEACRSILG; via the coding sequence GTGAGGTACTTCGTGCGCGTTGCGGAGCTCGGCTCCATGACGGAAACCGCCGCCGAGATGTTCGTCGCGCAGTCGGCGATCTCCACGGCCATCGCGCACCTGGAGACCACCCTCGGCCACAAGCTGTTCGTCCGCCAACGCTCGCGCGGAGTGGTCCTGACCGAGCAGGGCACCACGTTCTATGCGGCCGCACAGACCATCCTCCGATCCGTTGACGATGCGGTCCATTCCCTCAGTCCCGAGCGACTCACGGGGCAGCTGGCAGCCGGATGCTTCACCACCCTGGCCCCCTTCTGGCTGCCCACGGTCTACGAGGGCCTGACCTCGGCCCACCCGGCACTCGACGTCCGGCTCCGTGAAGTCACCGGCGACCAGGTGGAGCAGCTCCTCCTCCGCCGGGAACTGGAAGTGGCACTGACCTACAGCTTCGACTACGGCCGCAGCATCGACTTCGAACGGCTCAGCGAAGCGCCGGTATATGCGGCCGTGGGGGAAGGCAGCCATCTGGCCGGCCGCTCCACGGTGTCGCTCGAAGAGCTCGCTGACGAACCACTCATCCTGCTGAACATGGGCAAAAGCGCCAACTACTTCCTGTCGATCTTCCAGGACGCACACCTGCAGCCCCGGGTCCACGAGAGGTTCGAGAGCTTCGAGGTGGTGCGCTCCATGGTGGCTCGCGGCCACGGATACACCATCCTGAACCAGCGCCCCGCTCATGACCTCACCAACGACGGCGGCCGCATCGTGCGGCTGCCCATCGATGGCGTGCGCTCGTACTTGCAGATCGGTGTGGCACATCGCGCCGACGAGACGCTGTCCCGTAAGGGTCAGGTCTTCATCGAGGCATGCCGCTCGATCCTCGGCTGA
- a CDS encoding M20 family metallopeptidase: MWSAAWTRQPPSDTGCPVTTADTAESRDSAESRVRARVRDEAPQLIALSERLHANPELGWQEHQAAAWTATALAASGFEVTRNYLDFPTAIRAVAGNGRHRIGLMAEYDALPGLGHACGHNIITATSVGAAIALAEVAEERDLTVEVYGTPAEEGGGGKIELLKKGAFAGLALAMMAHPSPVDSAEARPYAVSHSHISYRGKSAHAAAYPHRGINANDAFIIAQVSLGLLRQQLPTGTRVHGLQTRGGEAPNAIPETTEGRWYVRAETLDDLQELQERVERCFEAGALATGAELSISPESEPYSEFRTDERALELYVKHARALGRTFDAPPEQATMNRASTDMGNVSQVVPAIHPYIGLGCFPASNHQPEFAAHCVGEAANRAITDGATALALTAIDYIAESGRS, from the coding sequence ATGTGGTCCGCGGCCTGGACCCGGCAGCCTCCATCGGATACGGGGTGCCCGGTGACGACCGCTGACACCGCCGAGTCCCGCGATTCTGCGGAGTCCCGCGTCCGTGCCCGGGTCCGCGATGAGGCGCCGCAGCTAATCGCCCTGTCCGAACGGCTGCACGCCAACCCTGAGCTCGGGTGGCAGGAACATCAGGCGGCCGCGTGGACAGCGACCGCCCTGGCCGCGTCCGGCTTCGAGGTCACCCGGAACTACCTCGACTTCCCGACGGCGATCCGCGCCGTGGCAGGGAACGGCCGCCATCGCATCGGCCTGATGGCCGAATACGACGCGTTACCCGGCCTGGGGCATGCCTGCGGACACAACATCATCACCGCGACCTCGGTCGGCGCGGCCATCGCGCTGGCCGAGGTGGCCGAGGAACGCGACCTGACCGTCGAGGTCTATGGCACACCGGCCGAAGAGGGCGGCGGCGGCAAGATCGAGCTGCTCAAGAAGGGAGCCTTCGCCGGCCTGGCCCTGGCCATGATGGCCCATCCCAGCCCCGTGGACTCCGCAGAGGCCCGGCCTTACGCGGTCTCGCATTCCCACATCAGCTATCGCGGGAAGTCGGCCCATGCTGCGGCTTACCCGCACCGGGGCATCAACGCCAACGACGCCTTCATCATCGCGCAGGTCTCGCTCGGTCTGCTGCGGCAGCAATTGCCGACCGGAACCCGGGTGCACGGGCTGCAGACGCGCGGTGGCGAGGCCCCCAACGCGATCCCCGAGACCACCGAGGGCCGCTGGTATGTCCGCGCAGAGACCCTGGACGACCTGCAGGAGCTGCAGGAGCGGGTGGAGCGCTGCTTCGAGGCAGGCGCCCTGGCCACGGGCGCCGAGCTGAGCATCTCGCCCGAGTCCGAACCCTATTCGGAGTTTCGCACAGACGAGCGCGCGCTCGAACTATACGTGAAGCACGCCCGCGCTCTCGGCAGGACCTTCGACGCCCCGCCGGAGCAGGCGACCATGAACCGCGCCTCCACGGACATGGGCAACGTGTCCCAGGTGGTGCCGGCCATCCACCCCTACATCGGCCTGGGATGCTTCCCGGCCTCGAACCACCAGCCGGAGTTCGCGGCCCACTGCGTGGGCGAGGCCGCCAACCGGGCCATCACGGACGGTGCCACCGCCTTGGCCCTCACTGCGATCGACTACATCGCTGAATCAGGACGGTCATGA
- the coaA gene encoding type I pantothenate kinase encodes MTPTGPASWAGSPPEPADSENHYSPFIELERDTWARLANEMEQPFDQSDIDRLRGIGEHLSLREVAEVYLPLSRLLSIQVDAAAHLRRASNEFLGESTRRTPFVIGVAGSVAVGKSTTARVLQEMLRRWPNTPRVELLTTDGFLYPNAELERRGLMQRKGFPESYDRRRLMRFVADIKSGAPEVRAPMYSHLTYDILPHEEVVVHRPDVLIIEGLNVLAPPRVRSDGTAGLSVSDFFDYSIYVDAKTPAIRQWYTERFMRLRSGAFADPKSYFHRYATLSDAEAIATSSDIWDRINGPNLTQNVLPTRGRAKLVMTKDVGHAVTRVLLRKV; translated from the coding sequence GTGACCCCGACCGGCCCCGCCAGTTGGGCAGGCTCCCCACCGGAGCCCGCCGACTCCGAGAACCACTACTCCCCCTTCATCGAGCTGGAGCGGGACACCTGGGCTCGGCTGGCCAATGAGATGGAACAGCCCTTCGACCAGTCGGACATCGACCGGCTGCGGGGCATCGGCGAGCACCTCTCCCTGCGTGAGGTCGCCGAGGTCTACCTGCCGCTCTCCCGGCTGCTGAGCATCCAGGTGGATGCGGCCGCCCATCTGCGGCGGGCGTCCAACGAGTTCCTGGGTGAATCCACCCGGCGCACACCCTTCGTGATCGGCGTGGCCGGTTCCGTCGCCGTCGGGAAATCCACCACGGCCCGCGTGCTCCAGGAGATGCTGCGCCGCTGGCCCAATACCCCCCGCGTGGAGCTGCTCACCACGGACGGCTTCCTCTACCCCAACGCCGAGCTGGAACGCCGCGGCCTCATGCAGCGCAAGGGATTCCCGGAGTCCTACGACCGACGCCGGCTCATGCGCTTCGTGGCGGACATCAAGTCGGGTGCCCCGGAGGTCCGGGCCCCCATGTACTCCCACCTCACCTATGACATCCTTCCGCACGAGGAAGTGGTGGTGCACCGTCCGGACGTGCTCATCATCGAGGGACTCAACGTGCTCGCCCCGCCCCGCGTGCGATCCGACGGCACCGCGGGCCTGAGCGTCTCCGACTTCTTCGACTACTCCATCTACGTGGACGCCAAGACCCCCGCCATCCGGCAGTGGTACACCGAACGGTTCATGCGCCTGCGCTCCGGGGCGTTCGCGGACCCCAAGAGTTACTTCCACCGCTACGCCACCCTGTCCGACGCCGAGGCGATCGCCACCTCCTCGGACATCTGGGACCGTATCAACGGGCCCAACCTCACCCAGAACGTGCTGCCCACCCGCGGCCGTGCCAAGCTCGTGATGACGAAGGACGTGGGCCACGCCGTCACCCGCGTGCTCCTCCGGAAGGTCTGA
- a CDS encoding DUF1028 domain-containing protein, which yields MTFSIAGTDGSGRFGMAVSSSSPAVAARCIHLRDGVGAVSSQNITDPRLGDALLTLLEEGHPASEAMESLVTGESTREYRQLVVLDAAGRAAVHSGTHTLGTHAAASGAGCVSAGNMLANEDIPQAACEAFARTSGELETRLLAGLVAGVDAGGEEGPVRSAGLSVVSGHGWRDTDLRVDWHEDPVGELGRLLEVWLPQREDYVVRGLDPAASIGYGVPGDDR from the coding sequence GTGACCTTCTCCATCGCCGGCACCGATGGGTCCGGCCGGTTTGGTATGGCCGTCTCCTCCTCCTCCCCCGCCGTGGCAGCGCGGTGCATCCACCTGCGCGACGGGGTGGGGGCCGTGAGCTCGCAGAACATCACCGATCCCCGGCTCGGCGACGCCCTGCTCACCCTGCTCGAGGAGGGCCATCCGGCCAGCGAGGCGATGGAATCCCTGGTGACCGGAGAATCTACCCGGGAGTACCGCCAGCTCGTGGTCCTGGATGCCGCCGGCCGCGCCGCCGTGCACAGCGGCACCCACACTTTGGGCACCCATGCCGCAGCTTCCGGGGCCGGCTGCGTCAGCGCCGGCAACATGCTGGCGAACGAGGACATCCCGCAGGCCGCCTGCGAGGCGTTCGCCCGCACCAGCGGGGAGCTGGAGACCCGGTTGCTGGCCGGGCTCGTGGCCGGAGTGGACGCCGGCGGCGAAGAGGGACCCGTCCGCTCGGCCGGCCTCTCCGTGGTTTCTGGCCACGGTTGGCGGGACACCGACCTGCGCGTGGACTGGCACGAGGACCCGGTCGGCGAACTCGGCCGACTGCTCGAGGTCTGGTTGCCGCAACGGGAGGACTATGTGGTCCGCGGCCTGGACCCGGCAGCCTCCATCGGATACGGGGTGCCCGGTGACGACCGCTGA
- a CDS encoding aspartate ammonia-lyase — protein MSMEHQMPDDSGQTTRTERDSLGVREVPRDAYWGISTLRAVENFPMTGRGVGTLRSMVWALGAVKHAAATANEELDLLPATVAQAIRAAAGEVMDGLHDDQFIVDLIQGGAGTSTNMNANEVIANRALEILGRTKGDYAVLHPIDHVNRSQSTNDVYPTAAKMALAVEIQSLLAEHRLLSEAFDRRADEFKGIYKVGRTQLQDAVPMTLGQEFRAFAATLREDHARLGEFREYLLETNLGATAIGTGITASPDYRQLVVSELRQISGLPLVSAENLMEATSDAGVFILISGMLKRAAVKLSKICNDLRLLSSGPQGGFGEITLPAVQAGSSIMPGKVNPVIPEVVNQVAFRVVGADAAVTMAVEAGQLQLNAFEPIMVHELFESVALLTSACRQLRIRCVEGIEPNRPALAARMHESVSMVTGLAPHLGYGKAAELAKAALLEHRSILDVAQESGLLSREELDRAFDLALLANDR, from the coding sequence ATGAGCATGGAGCACCAGATGCCGGACGACTCCGGGCAGACCACCCGAACCGAACGCGACAGCCTGGGCGTCCGGGAGGTGCCCCGGGACGCCTACTGGGGAATCTCCACGCTGCGGGCGGTGGAGAACTTCCCCATGACTGGGCGAGGCGTCGGCACGCTGCGCTCGATGGTCTGGGCCCTGGGAGCTGTCAAGCACGCCGCAGCCACCGCGAACGAGGAGCTGGACCTGCTTCCCGCCACGGTGGCACAGGCGATCCGTGCGGCCGCCGGGGAGGTGATGGACGGCCTGCACGACGACCAGTTTATCGTCGACCTCATCCAGGGCGGTGCCGGAACCAGCACGAACATGAACGCGAACGAGGTCATCGCCAACAGGGCATTGGAGATCCTCGGCCGCACCAAGGGCGACTACGCGGTGCTCCATCCAATCGACCACGTCAACCGCAGCCAGTCCACCAACGACGTGTATCCGACGGCGGCGAAGATGGCGTTGGCGGTAGAGATCCAGAGTCTCCTGGCCGAGCACCGGCTCCTCAGTGAGGCCTTCGACCGCCGGGCCGATGAGTTCAAGGGGATCTACAAGGTCGGACGTACCCAGCTGCAGGATGCTGTGCCGATGACTCTCGGCCAGGAGTTCCGGGCCTTTGCGGCCACCTTGCGGGAAGACCACGCCCGGCTCGGAGAGTTCCGGGAGTACCTGCTCGAGACCAACCTCGGGGCGACCGCCATCGGCACCGGCATTACCGCCTCCCCGGACTACCGCCAGCTGGTGGTCAGTGAGCTGCGACAGATCAGTGGACTTCCTTTGGTCTCCGCTGAGAATCTAATGGAAGCCACGTCCGACGCCGGCGTCTTCATCCTGATCTCCGGCATGCTCAAGCGTGCGGCGGTCAAACTCTCTAAGATCTGCAACGATCTTCGGCTACTGTCCTCCGGACCCCAGGGCGGCTTCGGTGAGATCACCCTGCCAGCCGTGCAGGCCGGTTCCTCGATCATGCCCGGCAAAGTCAATCCGGTGATTCCCGAGGTGGTCAACCAGGTCGCCTTCCGCGTGGTCGGCGCCGACGCTGCCGTGACGATGGCCGTGGAAGCGGGGCAACTGCAGCTCAACGCCTTCGAGCCGATCATGGTCCACGAGTTGTTCGAATCTGTTGCGCTCCTGACCAGCGCCTGCCGCCAACTGCGGATTCGGTGCGTCGAGGGCATTGAACCGAACAGGCCCGCCTTGGCCGCACGCATGCACGAGTCGGTCAGCATGGTGACCGGCCTGGCGCCTCATCTGGGGTATGGGAAAGCGGCCGAACTGGCCAAGGCCGCCCTGCTGGAGCATCGGAGCATCCTCGACGTCGCCCAGGAGAGCGGCCTACTTAGCCGTGAGGAATTGGACCGTGCCTTCGACTTGGCACTGTTGGCCAATGACCGGTAG
- a CDS encoding M15 family metallopeptidase: MSSPVTPSSPPATPTPVTPSTSPKESTASAVPGESTLDHVSPASIQVMVNKRNPLDPADYAPEDLRIPEVPASKASMELRDEAASAAEDLFAAAAAEGVDLTLVSAYRSYGYQQGTYGGWVERYGQAEADRISARPGFSEHQTGLAMDVGAVDGACTLEQCFGDTPEGAWVSEHAAEHGWIIRYPDGAEDVTGYSPEPWHLRYVGAESAAGVVRSGGVLETAWGFDPAPDYGPDSAP; the protein is encoded by the coding sequence ATGTCCAGCCCTGTCACACCGTCCTCACCGCCGGCCACCCCGACGCCCGTCACGCCGTCCACCTCACCGAAGGAATCCACGGCCAGCGCGGTGCCCGGCGAGTCAACGCTGGACCATGTCTCCCCCGCCTCCATCCAGGTGATGGTCAACAAGCGCAACCCCCTGGACCCGGCCGACTACGCTCCGGAGGATCTGCGCATTCCGGAAGTGCCGGCGTCGAAGGCTTCGATGGAACTCCGGGACGAGGCGGCCAGCGCGGCCGAGGACCTGTTCGCCGCGGCCGCCGCGGAGGGCGTGGACCTGACCCTGGTCAGCGCCTACCGCTCCTACGGCTACCAGCAGGGCACCTACGGCGGCTGGGTGGAGCGGTACGGGCAGGCCGAGGCGGACCGGATCTCCGCGCGCCCCGGCTTCTCGGAACACCAGACCGGCCTGGCGATGGACGTCGGTGCCGTGGACGGTGCCTGCACGCTCGAGCAGTGCTTCGGGGACACCCCGGAAGGCGCGTGGGTATCCGAGCACGCCGCCGAACACGGGTGGATCATCCGCTACCCGGACGGCGCCGAGGACGTGACCGGGTACTCCCCCGAGCCGTGGCACCTGCGGTACGTGGGCGCCGAGTCCGCGGCCGGCGTCGTGCGTTCTGGTGGGGTGCTGGAGACAGCCTGGGGCTTCGATCCGGCCCCGGACTACGGACCCGATTCCGCCCCTTGA
- the mscL gene encoding large conductance mechanosensitive channel protein MscL produces MLQGFKDFIMKGNVIDLAVAVVIGSAFGAVITALVDSVLMPFISGLVKSPNFDSFAVVTLNGNDIRFGVLLTALVNFLLIAAAVYFVIVMPMNKMIEMRNRKLGIDPDAVEISDDVVLLTEIRDLLAANRSGGAVPPRTEN; encoded by the coding sequence ATGCTCCAGGGATTCAAAGACTTCATCATGAAGGGCAACGTCATCGATTTGGCCGTTGCCGTCGTCATCGGTTCCGCCTTCGGCGCTGTCATCACCGCATTGGTTGATTCGGTGCTGATGCCGTTCATCTCCGGCCTGGTCAAGTCGCCGAACTTCGACTCATTCGCCGTGGTCACCCTCAACGGCAACGACATCCGGTTCGGGGTGCTGCTGACCGCCCTCGTCAACTTCCTGCTCATCGCCGCCGCCGTCTACTTCGTCATCGTGATGCCCATGAACAAGATGATCGAGATGCGCAACCGCAAGCTCGGCATCGACCCGGACGCCGTGGAGATCTCCGACGACGTCGTCCTCCTCACCGAGATCCGCGACCTGCTGGCCGCGAACCGCAGCGGTGGCGCCGTGCCGCCGCGGACGGAGAACTGA